A stretch of DNA from Candidatus Methanomethylophilaceae archaeon:
TCAGCATCTCGTTGAACAGGCACGATTGGTAGGCATGCACGAACATCATCTGGAGGTTGGTCGGAAGGATCTCTATTGCTCCGCTCCAGTCTCCCGGGTTTTCAGCCAGATGGCCGGCCAGCATCCTTTCGAAGGACATGTTTTCGGGCATCTCCTTCATCATGGAGTCCCAGTCGTCCCTGCCTGCGAAGCTTTCCCTTTTCTCCCTCAGCTCAGGCTCCTCTTCGGGCGTGGTGAAAGATATGTACGTTCTGACTGCGCCCTCGAAATCCCCGCGGACCAGCCTTTCGCCCACGAGATGGGTCACAGGCCTTACCGAACCGAATCTTTGGACTCCGAAGTAGTTCGGGAATCCTCCGGTCTTCTTGATCGTCCTGACGTCCTCGGAAATTATTCTCTCTATCTCGGATATCGGAGCCGAACAGTCTCTGACAGTGATTTCAAAAGAGTTTCCGATGAGATCCCCGATCTGTATTCCGCGGGCGCCTCTGTATGCGCCGCTGATGGACACGTCCTTCAGATCGACTTTCCCGAGGTCTGGGTTCCCATAGAACGACATGAGCTGGGTGGTGATCGCCCTTTTGTCCTTCGTCCCGGCGAATCCGATCCTTTCCCTGGAGATTCCCATGGTGCGGGAGAGCATCCTCACCAGCCTGTTGGTCTCCCAGTTGCGGGTGGTGACCGTCGCGATGGTGTATTTTCCGTCCTCTTTCTCTCTGGGTGAATCGGAAATCTCCCTCACGACGAAGTCCTCAGGCACCGTTTTCAGATGTCCTCCGGTCCCGTCGGTATCGCAGAGGTAGCATCTCATTCCGATGCCGGCCTCGGCCGTGCGGCATTCCCTGTAGCCCATGTCAGAGCCTGAAATAATCGGCGATAGCGATCGACGCTTTCTTTATGGCTTCCAGGGCGCTCCCTTCCTTGACCTGGACGAAAAGGGTCCTGTCCTCGAGCTCGGGGTGCTTGTCCACGTACCTCACCATCTCGACGTTGGAATCGTCGTAGAGGGTCTTTATGAGAGGGGTGATAAGGGTGACGTTGGCATCCTTGAATCCGATGACGGCGGTTTCGCCGGTGTCCTCGATGAGGTAGGTCTGCATGGTTTCGCCTATACCCTGCCTATAAATAATGTTTCGGTAGCGCTTATTATTAAAAGAGATAAGCGGGGCACATTTTCGTTACGGTTATGTCTTTCCTACGTTTTACGGGGCCATCATGAATGCTGTGTCCCATCCGCGCATAGCACCGGGGAAGGTGGAGGAGAGGAAATACCAGACCGCCATGGTCAGCGGCTGCATCGGATGCAATACCTTGGTCATACTTCCCACCGGTCTCGGCAAGACTGTTGTCGCGCTGAGGACGGCCGCGGAGTTCCTTTCCAAGGGGAAGGTCTTGATATTGGCACCTACGAAGCCGCTGGTGGACCAGCACAGCAGGTTCTTCACGGAGACGCTGGTGGGCACTTCGGTCGCGGTGATGACGGGAACCATGAAGCCGGACAAGAGGGCGGATGTGGTTTCGTCCTCGGATGTCATCATAAGCACGCCCCAGTGCGTCGCCAACGATCTGGAATCGGGTAAGTACAATCTGGACGCTTTTTCCCTGGTGATCTATGACGAAGCCCACCGCGGAGTGGGAAACTATTCGTACGTGACCGTGGCCGGCCATTGCTGGAGCGGAATGCGTTCGATTGGCATGACCGCATCTCCAGGAAGCGATTACGAGAAGATCAGGGAGGTCTGCGGGAATCTGGATCTGCGCAGGATAGACATCAGGTCGGACGACGACCCGGACGTGTCCCCGTACGTTTATGATACATACATCAACAGGATAGAGGTCAATCTCCCGCCTGATCTGGTGAAGATTTCGAGCATACTTAGGTCGATGCTCGATACGCATACGGAATCTTTGATCGCGCTGGGCCTCATGGACCGCGGATGGCCGGCGTCCACGAAGCATATGCTGATGATCGGCGCCGGGCTGCAGAGGAGGGCCGCGAACGGCGAGAGGAGCACGACCGTATTCAGGGGCCTCTCTTTGCAGGCCATATGCATCAAGATCCTCCACGCGATATCGCTGGTAGAGACGCAGGGCATGACCGCGCTCAGAATCTATCTGGACAAGCTCGTGGCCGAATCCAATCAGGTGAAGGGCGGGAAGGCAGCTAAGACTATAGTGAGCGACAAGAGATTCAAGGAGGTCCTGAGAATTTCCCAGAATACCAACGCGGAGCATCCCAAAATTTCCAAGGCGATGTCTCTGGTCAGCATGATAATGACTGACGACCCAGACAGCAAGGTTCTGGTCTTTTCGCAATATAGGGATACCTGTGATCTTCTTGTTTCAAAGATTTCTCAGATACCAGGGGCCAGAGTTGGCAAGCTGGTCGGTCAGGCCAACGGGGGCCTGAAGCAGAAGGAGCAGATCGATCTCCTGACGAGATTCCGCTCCGGGGAATTCAACGTCGTGGTCTCGACGTCCGTCGGTGAGGAAGGGCTTGACGTGTCCAGCACCAACGCGGTCATATTCTACGAGCCGGTGCCGTCTGAAATCAGGACGATCCAAAGGCGCGGCCGCACCGGAAGGAAGAACGACGGCGAAGTGTACGTCCTTATCGCTAAGGGAACAATGGACGAGGTTTCGGACAGGAGCAGCAAGAGGAAAGAGGATGATATGCGCGGAAGGCTCGAGAAGCTCAGCGAAGAGCTCAGCAGATCATCGCCCTATTCGTCCCGCAGGAAGCAATCCGGGATCGACGATTTCTGATCTTAATTGGTAAGACTATAGTTATACTAACTGATAGAACTATAGTATCCGCGAAACGTTAATAGGTCTCCGCCATACACTCAGCTATGCTCTATTCCGACCTCGCATCCACCTTCGACAGGCTAGAATCCACCGGCAGCCGTCTTGAGATGGCTTCCATATTGGCGGAATTATTCCGCGGGGCGGACAAAGGCGAAATCAGGGATATAGCGTATCTGTGCCAGGGGAAACTGCATCCCGATTTCTATCCGTCAGTTCTGGGCATGTCAGATAAGCTGGTTCTCAAGGCGATAGTGGAGGCGACATTCGCGGATGAGAAGAAGGCGGAGCAGCTTCTCATCAAGAGCGGCGATCCCGGCGAGGTTGTGGTCGCCCTCATGGGGAAGAAAAAGCAGACCAGCCTTTTCGCGTTCGACAGCGCTCCCGAAAAGGGCGATCTTTCGGTGGAAGATGTGGTCAAAGCCCTGGGACAGATGGAAAAGGCCAGCGGAAAGAGGTCACAAGACAAGAAAATAGAGATTTTCAAAGGGCTGATAACCAAATCCACCCCAAATGAAGCCAAGTATCTGTCCAGGATGGTCACCGGCAGGATGAGGGTAGGTGCCGGGGACATGACCATACTGGATGCTTTGGCCGAGGCTTTCGCCACAAAGGAGGAGCGCCCGGACATCGAGAGGGCGTTCAATGTTACCTGCGATATAGGTTTGGTTGCCCAGACGATAGCCGAAGGTGGGATGGATTCCATCAGGCAGATCGGAGTGAGAGTCGGGAGCCCAGTGAAGGTCATGCTCGCCGAGCGTCTTCCGTCTGTTCCCGAGTTAGTCGAGAAAATGGGAGGGAGGTGCGCCATCGAATACAAATACGATGGGATCAGGGTCCAGGCACACATCGGTAAGGACGGCAGCGTCAAGCTGTTCTCCCGCAGGCTCGAGGATCTCACCCCCAATTTCCCTGATATCGCGCAGTCGCTGAGGACCCGCTGCAAATGCGAAGAGGCCATTATCGAAGGGGAATGCGTAGCGATACACCCGGAGACCGGATTCATGCTTCCATTCCAGACTGTGACGCACAGGAGGAAGAAGCATGGGATGGACGAGGCCATCCGCGACGTCCCGGTCAGGATATTCATGTTTGACATCCTTTATGCGGACGGAAAAGATCTGACTTCCCTCCCATTCCCGGAACGCAGGAAGGCTCTCGAGGATAATTTCTCTCTCGGCGGGATGGTCCAGATGACCACCATGAAGATTGTCGAGAGTCCGGAGGAGGGCGAAAGGTTCTTCGCATCCGCCGTAGCCGCGAGATGCGAGGGCATCATGGCCAAATCCTTGTCTCCTGAATCCGTATACAGGGCAGGCTCCAGAGGGTTCCTGTGGATAAAATACAAGAAGGATTATCAGCAGGCCCTCACCGATTCGTTCGATTTGGTGGTGGTCGGAGCCTTCTATGGCATGGGGAAGAGGGCAGGCAAGTATGGTGCCTTGCTGATGGCGGCCTTTGATCCCGAGGAAGGCCTTTTCGAGACCGTCTGCAAGCTCGGAACCGGTTTCGACGACGAATTTTTGGACGGGATGGCAGGGCTTCTGGGCGACGATATCTCCGAGACCATGCCGAGGTCCGTGGACGCCGAGATGGTCCCAGATGTCTGGTTCGAGCCTACGGTGGTTCTGGAGGTCGTCGCGGCCGAGATAACCCTGAGCCCTATCCACACGGCAGCCAGGGATCTCATAAAAGAGGGTGCTGGCCTCGGCATAAGGTTCCCCAGGTTCACCGGCCGCGTCAGAGATGACAAGGCTCCGGAGCAGGCCACTACCGTGGACGAGATCGTAAGGATGTACGGGATGCAGTCCCACGATTCCGACGGTCTATCTTCAGAGGAAGGAAAACCGGGCGAAGAGTGACCCGCCCCTCAATTATATACTGCGCAAACGATAGTTTCTCAGATACTATGAGCGAGACTGCCATCATAAACGCAGGCGTATGCGGCAAGACGACCAGGGTCACGGCTATCCCCTCGGACGACATGATGACCATCACTGTCAAAATCGAAAGCGACTGCCCCATGGTCTCCAAGACCCCCATAATCGAGAATGTGGCGTGCTACGAGGAAGTCGGGAAGCCTTTCGGCGAATCCGCGGTTTACAGATGGGCATCGGACAACATCCGCCATACGGCTTGCCCAGTGCCATGCGGGATAGTGAAATGCATCGAAGCCGCCGCAGGTCTCGCGCTCAAGAAGCCGGTGACGATAGAGTGGGAATGATCGTCTTCTGAAATGGGGGTCATTTCCCCCTTAAACCAATTATATTTCTAAAGAAACAGTCAAATTTCCAAGGAAAAGGCGGAATCGGTTTCGGGTTAAGGATGGGCCTTCCGGCCCTTGAGAATCAGTGGCATCCGCCGCCGCAGGAGGAGCATCCGTTGAAGTTGGGGTCGCGGATCCTGAGGCCGGTTCCGAAGTCGGGGTCGTCGATGAATTCGATTATGCATTTGTTGAGTTCTTCGGCTGTAGCTTCGTCATAGAACATGTCGAAACCATTGGCGGTTTTGTCTACGGTCTCGCCATCGTTGGCCTGCTGTTGGAAGCTCATCCCGAACTGGGGCCCAGAACAGGCCATTCCCGCGAGGTAGATTTTGATGCCGTAACCTACTTTGCCGTTCTTTTCGAGAAGGTCATTGATGAACTTCTCCGCATCAGATGTGATTTGGACCATAGCTATCGGACTCTCGACTGCTGCGGTATTATTTAACGTTGCGCAAATAACCCTCATCCGTGTCGATATCGAAGAGTTCCGCGTATCTTCTGAGAGCATAGGATTGGGCGCGGTTCATGGCTACATGGCATCCGATCGTCACCGCCTCCAGTATCTCGTCTTTGGTCGCTCCGGCATCCAAGGCATGTCTCATGTGCACTCCGATGCAGTATTCTCCGCAGTTCGCGGCAGCGGCTGACACGGCGCATAGATACTTTGTTTTGTCGTCCAATTCGTTTTTTCCTTCGAAAACCGCTTTGTTCAGGTTGCTTTGGGCGATGAAAATGTCCGGGCGGGTCTGCATCACCTGATTGACCACAGGTATGAACCCGTATTCGCGTTTTATCGCTTCCAGTATCTTGTCTGCTATCTCTCTTTCTCTGGGATCCTCTTCCATGGGATGCCATTTCTCTGCGCGTTGATAATTGTTGAGGGCACTTCGACATCCCATGCGTTAGTCGAGGTCTGAGATTACGCGCCCTTCAACTGAGCCAAAAAAGCAGGTTACTATATAGGCGGAACTATGAAATCGGGAAGTTTATTCGTACAATTAACTATAAATACACAAACCGATACGAATTTCATGGGGTATTTTTGCGATTTCAGAAAGAATGACATCTGGCGCATGATCGCCGTCGTCGCGGTAGTCTTGGCTGCGGCGGCGTTTCTCATTTCCGCATTGCCGGACGGCTCGGACGGGGTCCAATCCGGCACTTGTGGGGACGATGTCACGTGGGTTCTGAACGATGACGGTGTTCTGATGATATCCGGTTCGGGACCGATGTATAACTACGACGGCTACTACGACGACGGCGCGGAGTTGGTCTCCCCCTTTGCAGACAAAAGTTTCGAAAAGGTAATCATCGAGTACGGGGTCACCAGCATAGGCGACGTTGCGTTTACGGATAGTTACATACTTAACCTCGAAATAGCGAATTCTGTCACCTATATAGGAAGAGCTGCATTTTTTGGAGGTTCTGGTCTTGAATCGGTAGTCATTCCGGATTCAGTGGGCTATATCGGAGATAGCGCATTCGGGATGCATGCGGAGCTAAAAACAGTGGTTCTTCCCGACTCCCTGTCGTACATCGGCGACGGTGCTTTCGATAACACTCCAATTAAGTCCATAGAACTTCCGAGCGCGTTGACCTTCATCGGCGATAGTCTGCTGTTATCTAGCCCGATCACATCAATAACCATTCCGCCTTCGGTCACCTACATAGGATGTCAAGCATTCGCCTGGTGCACATTTTTGGCCGATGTTTTCATTCCTCCCTCGGTTGTCCAGATCAAAGATGGCGCTTTCGAAGATTGCAGATCTCTGGGATTCATAACAATCCCCGACTCCGTGACCAGCATCGGCAAAGACGCATTCAAAGGCATCGAGTTCTTCGATGAGAAAGGCAACCGCCTCGCCGCCAACGTCGAGAACCTGTGCGGATATACGTTCGAAGGCAATAACGGGGTGCTCATACGCGACGCAGGCGATGGCCCCGGGTTTGTCCCGGACGGGGTTCAATCCGGCAAATGCGGGGATGATCTCACATGGGAGTTAGACGACGATGGGAACCTGACTATTTTCGGCAGCGGCGATATGTATGACTACGGTTATCCTAATTGCGGGCCCTGGGGCAAAGGGATAAAGTCCGTCCGCTTCGAAGGCTCGGCAACTAGCATAGGCAAATATGCATTTTTTGAATGCACGTATTTGGATGCTGTCATCATACCAGATTCGGTAATAGATATCAGATATTTTGCGTTCAGCTTCTGCACCTCCCTCTCCTCCGTGTCCATGCCCTCGGTGACGTCCATCGGGAGTAGCGCGTTCCAAGTCTGCACCTCCCTCTCCTCCGTGTCCATGCCCTCGGCCACTTCCATCGGGAGCGACGCGTTCTACGAATGCGCTTCCCTGACGTCCGTGGACATCCCCGATTCGGTCACCTCTATCGGGGGCTCTGCATTCTACGGTTGCGCTGCCCTCTCCTCTGTCACCATACCGTCTTCGGTCACGAGTATTGTGAATTACACGTTCTTCAAATGCACCTCCCTCTCCTCCGTGTCCATGCCCTCGGTGACGTCCATCGGGAGCGACGCGTTCCCATTCTGCACCTCCCTCTCCTCCGTGTCCATGCCCTCGGTGACGTCCATCGGAGCGGAAGCGTTCTACGGCTGCACCTCCCTCTCCTCCTTGTCCATGCCCTCGGCGACGTCCATCGGGGACGGGGCGTTCAACAACTGCACCTCCCTCTCCTCCTTGTCCATGCCCTCGATGACGTCCATCGGAAGGGAAGCGTTCTACAAATGCACCTCCCTGACGTCCGTAGACATCCCCGATTCGGTAACATCCATCGGGGGTAGCGCGTTCGCCGGATGCACCTCCCTTGCCACCGCAGACATCGGGAACTCTATCATTAGCATTGGAAGTAATACGTTCTGGGGCTGCAAATCCCTGTCCTCAGTATCCATTCCGAACTCGGTCACGGCCATCGGAAAATCCGCGTTCTACAATTGCATCTCGCTTTCCAGCGTGAACATCCCTGGCTCTCTGGAAAAGATGGGGAAGGATGCGTTCGGCGGGATCAGATTCCTGGACGAGAACGGGAACGATCTCCCCCATACACCGGAGAGTCTCAGAGGATACGCCTACGAAGGCAGCGGCGGCGTGCTGATGCGCATGTCGGACGAGATATTCAGCTCAGGCGGACTGATTTTCAGGCTGGATTCCGGCAGTGAGGATGCCGTTTTGGTCGGCTTCTCCGAGCCGGCACAGCATCTGTCTGTCCCTGCGTCGGTGTCCTATTCGGGGAAGGACTACGCGGTCTCTGGAATAGGCCCCAAGGCCTTCTACGGATGCGAATCCCTGATCTCGGCGGACCTCGGAAACGTATCCGAGATAGGGATGAAGGCTTTCGCCCGCTGCGGGTCGCTGGAAAGCGTCAGCTTCGGCGGTTCTCTCGGGGAGATAGCGCCGTACTCGTTCTTCGGATGCGGTTCCCTTGCCTCCGTCACAATCCCGGACTCGGTTGCGTCCATAGGGAAGAGCGCGTTCAGCGGCTGCGTTTCGCTGACCAGCGTGGCTATCCCAGGCTCCGTGGCATCCATCGGGGAGAACGCGTTCTACGGGCTCAGGTTCCTGGACGAGAGAGGAAATCTCCTTGACTGCTCGGCCGAAGGCCTGGGCGGATACGCGTACGAGGGGAGCTGCTGCGTGCTCCAGCGCGCGGCGGACGGATTCACGTTCGTCTCCGGCGGGCTGGTGTTCAAGGTTGACTGGTCAGGCGATTCTGACGCCACATTGGTCGGCTTCTCCGAGCCAGCGGCGCATTTGGCTGTCCCGGCATCGGTTACATACGAAGGGAAGGAATATCCCGTATCCGAGATCGGCCCCAAGGCCTTTTATGGCGTCGGAGAGCTGGTCTCCGCCGATCTGGGAAGTATAACAGAGATAGGCATGAAGGCGTTCGCCCGCTGCTCGTCGCTGGAAAGCGTCGATTTCGGGGATTCCCTGAGGTCAGTGGGAGGGTACGCTTTCTACGCATGCGACTCCCTGTCCTCCGTGTCCATCCCGGATTCCGCGGTGTCCATAGGAAAGTGTGCGTTCTCGTTCTGCGTATCACTCGCGGAAGCAGTCATTCCCGATTCGGTGGAAACAGTTGGCGACCGCGCGTTCTATGATTGTGGCTCCATTTCTTCGGTGGCCATAGGGAGTTCGGTCGTATCGATCGGCCCCGGCGCTTTCCATGGGCTTGTATTCTTCGACGAAAACGGAAAGAGGCTGCCGATGACCGCAGAGGCCCTCGCCGGCCACCTGTACTTGGGGGACGGCGACGGGAGACTGTACTGCTCCGTCGCTTGACGGACGCATCCATATCTATCAAAACGCTGGGACGGACCCTGCAAAAGGGTCCCCAGCCTTTTTCCAAATTGTTCGGCTGGTCCGTCGCTCAGTCATTCCTGCCGAGCCCATAGTCTGAATGCCGTTTGACAGTTCGAATCCAGACTTCCGCACGCCTGCAATATGGCATGTCCGCTTTCGGATTCCGCTTCGGGTTTTCTCGAACGATCGTCATCTCCGGGAAGATGCAGCGTAACCGCACGCCCAGCAATTAAGAGCGTTTCCGAGAACTCAGCTCATGCGGCAGGTCCGCAGGATGTTCGCATGGTATTCGCGGATGATTTGGATTATGACATATCGGAAATCTATTCCGAGGTCGGGAAGAGGTACGGGTACGAAACTGTCACCGCCGAGTTCGCCGAGTTCGACGAGCTGAAGCTGAAATGGGTGAGGCATGGCGGTTGGGCAAGATTTTTCGTCAGCGATTATCTTGGCGGAGCCCCGAAAGCAGTGGCCGAATCCATCGCGGAGACCCTTATGAGAAAGATTTTCTCGGCAGAGGGCTCCGATTATTCGGCGGAGGTCTGCGATTGGCTCACGTCGGATGATTTCGTAGACAGGAACCAGAAGATATACATCTCCCGGAAGGATGGAATGGCCCCTCCGGACGAGGGGAAGCACAAGGATCTTCGCGCCTCATATGCCAGATTGGTATCGTCCGGCTACCTCAGCGAGGACGGGAGAGTCTTCCTCGGATGGGACCACGGCTACGGCGAGCCGGGGCCCGGGCGCTCGAGCGTTCTGATGAAGGTCGTCGGGGTCTCTCCGAAGCTGGATTCTGATGAGATATCCGATGAGGCCCTCGATTATGCCGTGTATTCGCTGATGCTCCATGTTTTCGTCGGGTTCGTGCCCTGCAAAAGGAGAGAGAACAGGGAATTCGAGGAGAAGATGTCGCAGTATCCTCGCAGAGACGAGCTCTCAGAGGAGCTGGCAAGGATCGGGGTAAGCGTCTGAAAGGTGTCCCCCGAGCGCTAACACGCCGCATCACGGTCCGACGATGACGCCGGTCTCCGGGCATTGACTTACGCCGGGGGTATGTGTCGGACCCAACGTTGGCCTCCGGTCATCGCTGCGGCGACGCGCCGCCAACTCCCGCAGGAGCCCCATAAATGGGATATGGGCCGCTGTGCGCCGATTCGTGCACATGGCGGTCATTGATCGCGCCCCTTCGCCGGTTCGGCATGCGCCCCATGTTTTCCGCCTTAATAAAGCGATTGAGACGTATGGGGCTGGGGCGATTTCCGTGGAAACTGTACGAATAGCAGTAAGTTTATTGTCGAATTGCTACTGAATCAGTAGATTCTGCTTCGATTTCACAAAGTTTTCGTACTATTGACTACGAATAACTGCAATATATGGGCCTGACTTCACAAAGGTTTATCAAATGATTGGGGATACGGTCTCACATGAAGTCATTGCTGGCTCCAACGTCCGTCGCGATCATCGGGGCATCCAACGACGAGACCAAACTCGGCGGGATGCTCGTTAAAAACATGATAAACGCGGGGTTCAAGGGAAAACTGTACCCTGTCAACCCCAAAGGCGGAATCATTCAGGGCTACAAAGCTTACACGAACGTAACCGAAATCGGAGAGCCCGTGGATCTCGCGGTCATCGCAGTCAAGGCCGCATTCGTCCCCGGAGAGATGGCGAACCTCGGGAAGGCCGGGATAAAATATGCGACCATCCTGACCGCAGGCTTCAAAGAGGACAGCCCGGAGGGGGCGGAGCTCGAGAAGAAGCTCAAAGAGGAAGCGAAAAAGTACGGGGTAAGATTCTTCGGCCCGAACTGCTTCGGAAACATGAATCCCGGAGCAGGTGTCAACGCTACTTTCGCGCACCTTCTCCCCAAACCCGGCAACATCACAATATTCTCCCAGTCCGGAGCCGTCGGATCGTCCATCATCGATTGGGCTTACCGCAACCAGATCGGTTTCGCCAATTTCATAACGTTCGGCAACAAGGCCGACATCGACGAAGCGGACCTCATCGACCAGATTTCGGCCGACCCGCAGACCAAAGTCATAGGCATGTACTGCGAAGGCATCTCCAACGGAGAGAAATTCGTCAAGGCCATCGAGAGCATGCCCGTGAAGAAGCCCATCGTGATCTTCAAGTCCGGAAGGACCCAGGCCGGATCCGCCGCTGCTTCGTCCCACACCGGGTCCCTCGCAGGGTCCGATGCCGTCAACAACGTCGTGTTCAACAAGCTGAACATCCACAGGGCACTCGATCTGGATGAGATGTTCGATGTACTGAAAGTGTTCAGCAGCTGCAGCCCCATGAAGAAGGACGGCATAGGCATCATCACCAACGCCGGAGGGCTGGGCGTCATGTCTGCCGACGCAACTTTCGAGGCTCCTTACATCCACGCCGTCAAATTCTCCGACGAGACCATCAAAGAGATCAGAGAGAGGGTCCCCAGCGTCGCAGGCGTCACCAACCCCATCGACGTCCGCGGCGACGCCAAGCCCGAGTATTTCAGGGAAGTCGTCAGAATCCTCTACAAGGATCCGCAGGTGGGCGGCCTCGTCATCATGGGATCGCCTCTGGACACGGCCGATCTGGAATCCGTCGCAAAGATCCTCGTCGAGATGAAGGACGAGATCCCGGTGCCTGCCGTCGTGTGCTTCGCGGGCGGATACAAGTGCGACCGCGCCAACGAAATCCTCAGGAACGGAGGATTCCCCTGCTTCGACACTCCCGACAGGGCCGTCAGGGCGCTCAACGCTCTGAGGAAATACACCATCCGCTCGGAGATCGCGCACGATCCCCTCAAGACCCCCGCAGTCTCCGGAAGGGCCCAGACCGAAGCCATCATCAAGAAGGCAAGGTCGGAAGGCAGAAACTCCCTCACCGAATCCGAAGGGAAGCAGATCTTCACCGCTTATGGTGTCCCGATCCCCGGAGAGGGAACCGCCAACAGCGCCGAGGAAGCCGTCAAAGAATGCGACAGGATTGGATACCCCGTCGTCATGAAGGTGGTCTCCCCAGACATCAAGCACAAGACCGATGTGGGAGGCGTCGTGGTCGGCGTCAAGGATTCCGCGGCCGCCAAGGAAGCCTATGAGAAGATCATGGGCTCCTGCAGGAAGAACATGCCCGACGCAAGGATCGACGGCGTTTCGATCCAGCAGATGGTCTCCGGCCAGGAAGTAATCCTGTCCATGATCCGCGACTCCCAGTTCGGGCCTGTCGTCTCCTTCGGTCTCGGAGGGATTTACGTGGAGATCCTAAGGGAGATATCCCAGGCTCACGTCCCCATGACCGAGCAGCAGCTTGACGAGATGATCACCACCACCAAGGCATACAAGCTCCTCTCCGGAGCCAGAGGCCTTCCC
This window harbors:
- a CDS encoding leucine-rich repeat domain-containing protein, coding for MGYFCDFRKNDIWRMIAVVAVVLAAAAFLISALPDGSDGVQSGTCGDDVTWVLNDDGVLMISGSGPMYNYDGYYDDGAELVSPFADKSFEKVIIEYGVTSIGDVAFTDSYILNLEIANSVTYIGRAAFFGGSGLESVVIPDSVGYIGDSAFGMHAELKTVVLPDSLSYIGDGAFDNTPIKSIELPSALTFIGDSLLLSSPITSITIPPSVTYIGCQAFAWCTFLADVFIPPSVVQIKDGAFEDCRSLGFITIPDSVTSIGKDAFKGIEFFDEKGNRLAANVENLCGYTFEGNNGVLIRDAGDGPGFVPDGVQSGKCGDDLTWELDDDGNLTIFGSGDMYDYGYPNCGPWGKGIKSVRFEGSATSIGKYAFFECTYLDAVIIPDSVIDIRYFAFSFCTSLSSVSMPSVTSIGSSAFQVCTSLSSVSMPSATSIGSDAFYECASLTSVDIPDSVTSIGGSAFYGCAALSSVTIPSSVTSIVNYTFFKCTSLSSVSMPSVTSIGSDAFPFCTSLSSVSMPSVTSIGAEAFYGCTSLSSLSMPSATSIGDGAFNNCTSLSSLSMPSMTSIGREAFYKCTSLTSVDIPDSVTSIGGSAFAGCTSLATADIGNSIISIGSNTFWGCKSLSSVSIPNSVTAIGKSAFYNCISLSSVNIPGSLEKMGKDAFGGIRFLDENGNDLPHTPESLRGYAYEGSGGVLMRMSDEIFSSGGLIFRLDSGSEDAVLVGFSEPAQHLSVPASVSYSGKDYAVSGIGPKAFYGCESLISADLGNVSEIGMKAFARCGSLESVSFGGSLGEIAPYSFFGCGSLASVTIPDSVASIGKSAFSGCVSLTSVAIPGSVASIGENAFYGLRFLDERGNLLDCSAEGLGGYAYEGSCCVLQRAADGFTFVSGGLVFKVDWSGDSDATLVGFSEPAAHLAVPASVTYEGKEYPVSEIGPKAFYGVGELVSADLGSITEIGMKAFARCSSLESVDFGDSLRSVGGYAFYACDSLSSVSIPDSAVSIGKCAFSFCVSLAEAVIPDSVETVGDRAFYDCGSISSVAIGSSVVSIGPGAFHGLVFFDENGKRLPMTAEALAGHLYLGDGDGRLYCSVA
- a CDS encoding acetate--CoA ligase family protein, which gives rise to MKSLLAPTSVAIIGASNDETKLGGMLVKNMINAGFKGKLYPVNPKGGIIQGYKAYTNVTEIGEPVDLAVIAVKAAFVPGEMANLGKAGIKYATILTAGFKEDSPEGAELEKKLKEEAKKYGVRFFGPNCFGNMNPGAGVNATFAHLLPKPGNITIFSQSGAVGSSIIDWAYRNQIGFANFITFGNKADIDEADLIDQISADPQTKVIGMYCEGISNGEKFVKAIESMPVKKPIVIFKSGRTQAGSAAASSHTGSLAGSDAVNNVVFNKLNIHRALDLDEMFDVLKVFSSCSPMKKDGIGIITNAGGLGVMSADATFEAPYIHAVKFSDETIKEIRERVPSVAGVTNPIDVRGDAKPEYFREVVRILYKDPQVGGLVIMGSPLDTADLESVAKILVEMKDEIPVPAVVCFAGGYKCDRANEILRNGGFPCFDTPDRAVRALNALRKYTIRSEIAHDPLKTPAVSGRAQTEAIIKKARSEGRNSLTESEGKQIFTAYGVPIPGEGTANSAEEAVKECDRIGYPVVMKVVSPDIKHKTDVGGVVVGVKDSAAAKEAYEKIMGSCRKNMPDARIDGVSIQQMVSGQEVILSMIRDSQFGPVVSFGLGGIYVEILREISQAHVPMTEQQLDEMITTTKAYKLLSGARGLPPSDIDAMKDAIRRIVLIAQENPEIHELEINPVIVGLKGKGCWAVDALVTLFKE